Part of the Helicobacter pylori NQ4053 genome, GCCGGCTCTCTTTCTAAAATCTCATGGATCCTGTCGCTAGCGACTAAGGCTTCTTGAAAATTAGAAACGATCCTAGTCAAGCGTTTAATCGGCGTATAGAGCATAAAAAGGGCCGTGATGAAAGAAAAAAACGCCCCCACGCTAATATGGCCTCTAATCACTTCATTCCCCCCTAAATAAATCACTAACGCTATCGCAATCGAGCCTAAAAACTCCATTAAAGGCGAAGAAATTTCAGCCACGGCGATGTTTTTGATACCGATTTTAAAAAACGCTTCATTTTCTTTCACAAAAGCCTTATGCTCTAACTTTTCGCCATTAGAGATTTTAATCGCTTCCACGTTGTTAAAGACTTCACTCAAACGAGCGGTGATTTTGGCGTTACTCTCTTGATGGGATTTAGCGAGTTTTTTAACCTTACGAATGATTTTACTGATAGGAATAGCAGCTAGCGGCATGATGACTAGCCCCACTAACGCTAATTTAGGGCTTTGATAGATCACCACCCCCACTAACCCAACAATCGTTAATCCTTCTCTTAGGCTCTCTGAAAGGTAATTGGACAAACTCGCTCTAATCAAACCTATATCATTGGTGATCCTTGCGATCAATTCGCCCTTTTTCGTTCTGTTAAAAAAATCCATTTCCATTTTGAGAAGGCTTTCTAGCATGGTGTTGCGTATTTTTTTGACAATATCAAGCCCGATAAAGTTAGTGAAATAAGTGCCTAAATACATGCCCCCACTCTTGCCCAAATACGCCAAAATCACTAAAAAAGGCAGGATTTTGAGCATGTGAGTGTCTTTATTGATAAAAATTTCATCTAAAGTGGGCTTGACTAAATAAGTCCCCCAAGCCGTGCTTAAAGCCACCACTAAAGAAGAAAATAAAACCACTATAAAACTTTTATAATGCTCTTTAAGGTATTTAGAATAACGCTTGAAAAAGAGTTTCAAATGCTTAACCTTTAGATTTGATTGAACTCTTATTATAGTGTTTTTATTAAGGGATTTTTAACGCTTTAATAAACAGCTTAAAGCGATTGGTTAGAATTTAGCGCTAAGGGTTGTCATCAAATGGCTTCTGTCTGAATAAAGTGCTTTAGAGCCGGGCGTGGGCCTGTAACTCCCCACCGTAAAGCCTGAATGCGTCATCACGCCAAAGTATTCTAATTTCACGCTCGCTGTCAAACTCTTACTGATTTTATAGCCCACATTAACAGCCGCGCTCGCTTCATTGGCTAAAGCGCCGCTAGTCCAACGCCATAAAGTCCCCCACAGCCATTTTTTATGCACGCCCCCACCAAAAACCCAACCAGAGACGGCATCAGCGGTTACCACATGGCTTAAGGCTTGCCCTATATCATAAACGCTATTAGTCCAAAAATCAATGCCTAAAGGGTTTCCTGTCGTGCCTATGTAAGCGTTTGCGTTTTTCCACACTTTATAAAACGCTCCCCCGAAATTAAATTCATTGTAATCAAATCGTTGCCTAATGAGCAAGCTTTGCCCGGCAGTGCCAGCCTTTATAGCGTAACGATAAGTATCCCTTCTTAAGGGGGCATGGACAGGGAGCAAAATATAAGCTTTTGTTTCGGATCTAAATCCCACGCCATCAAAATTAGGGTTACTATCATAGCCTACAACCACCCCAGGGCTGTAATAAGTCCCGGGCGAAAATTGGAAAAAAGGGCTGACGCTAACCCCTTTCCTTTCATAAGTGTAATCCACTAAATGGATACCATAATTTAGAGTGCGCCCGTTTTTAATCACGGTTCTTGGAGAATAAAAATCATAAATCCACTCCCCATAAGCGAACGCCCTACCCCATGAGCTAAACCACCATAATTTATGGCTCCCCTCATTTTTATCCTTGATTTTAGCGCTGATTTCAAAGCCTTGCGTGTAAGAGCTCATATAAGGAGCACTGGATTGATAACGCCCCCCTTTAGCCGCAAATATATCCTTATAGCGGTATTCTAAAAAAGCGTTATTCATCAAGTAATTACGGCGGATTTTATTAGCCCTAGCGTTCCCACATGCTATAGAATCAATCACCTTGCCATCAGAGCCAAGCGCGCACTCATGGATACTCGTGCCATCAAGCAAGGCCCTTTTACCCCCTAAATAGCCATCCCAATAACCGATGTAATTATAAATAACCGATCCGCCCTGATTGAATTTCGTGCTGTCATAAGCGATCCCACCGATTGTGCCGCCGAATTTTCCCTCTAAAACATGCCCTTGATCTTTAAGGCTTTTGGATAAAAAATCCGCATAAATATTGCCCTGACCCACAGCGGTTACAAAAGTCTCTGTAGGATAAATCCCCCTAGCTATGTCAATCTTTTTCTTATTAAAGCCAACTTTAGAAAAGGACTCCGCTAAAACTTCAATTTTATAATCAAACGCTTGCAAAGAAGCGCTCAAACTTAAAACATATAACCCACAAAAAACTTGATTCTTTAAAGGTGCACTATTTTTCATTTTTTCCCTTTTAATAGCCAATACATCTTAAAGACTATACAATTCTTAACTGATCTAAAAAACAAAAAAGCATAATCAAGCTATTTATTTACTTTTAATTAACTCAACTATTTTAAATTATAACGAAATTTTTTTAGTTTCATACTAAAATGAGATGAAGTAAATCAAAATCTAATTAAAGTGGGATTTTTGCACCGTTTTATAACCAAACCCATTTTTAATACAAAAGTTCTCATATTGATTGTAAAAAATGCCAAAAAGCATTTTTAAGTTTGACAATCAATCTAATAGCAAAAACTCCAACACTGCCATGCGCATTGCCACGCCATTTTTGACTTGCTCTAAGACTTTAGATCGCTTGTCTTCTAACACCGCGCTTTCTATATCAATATCCCTATGCACCGGGCCTGGGTGTAAAATAATCACCTCTTTATTTTTAGCATGAGCTTCTAGGCGTTGTTGGGTGATGCAATAAGCGTTGCCATAATCTTTCAAGCTCGCAAAAATGGGCGCATTGTGCCGTTCGGTTTGGGTTCTCAAACTCATTAAGATGTCAGCAAATGCTATCGCTTCTTCAATGTTGTGCGTCGTTCTTAAAGGAGTGCTAGGGAGCATGGAGCTTGGAGCGCACAGCATGATCTCAAGCCCTAGCCTTTGGAGCAATTTAATGTTACTATTAGCCACTCTGGAATTTTTCACATCGCCTATGAAAGCGATTTTCTTCCCTTTTAAATTTTCTAAACCGCCAAAATGCTGATAAAGGGTGAGCAAGTCTAATAACGCTTGGGTAGGATGAGCACTTGTGCCGCTCCCGGCATTAATCAAGGGGCATTGTGAAAATTCAGCTAATTTAAAAGGCGCGCTTGAAAAAGCATGCCGTGTGATGATAGCGTCAGGCTGCATGGCATGGATATTTTTGAAAGTGTCTATCAAAGTTTCACCCTTTGAAGTGGAGCTTGTTTGCATGTTTAATTTCACTATTTTTGCCCCCAACCTTAGGCTTGCGATTTCAAAACTAGACACCGTTCTGGTGGAATTTTCAAAAAATAACGCCACGATGATTTTATTGTGCATTTTTTCTTTTGTCTCTAAAGATACAGCGTTAAAATCGTTCGCATAAACGCTCGCTTTGTTCAATAAAAGCTTGATTTCATCTAGGCTTAAATCGCTGGTTTGGAGCAAGTGTCGGCATTTTTTTGGCATAAAACCCCCTTTTAGTTATAATATAGGTTTTATTTTAGCTAAAAATGGCATGGGTTTTAGCAAGGAATGAGCTTGAAAAATCTCTCAACACTTCTGGTGTTTTTATTCTTTTGTTTGGGGTGTGTGAGCAATTTCAATGAAGACACCTACACGCTAGACTTAGTTTTAGAAAAAAAGATCCAAGCCAGCAGGAAAGGCGAAATCACCAAAGATAATGTGCCTATCATCACGGCTATCGCTACGCATTTAAACGATGTGGATAGCGGCACTTACTATGATCATGAGTATTTTTTAGTGGAGATTTTCACGCAAAATAACGATTGGATAGATGATGGCTATATTTCTTATGAACTTTTTGGCACAAAACCTATAGGCTCAGAGCCTTTATGGGTGCGAGAAATCACAAAAGATGAATTTGATGGCATTTTAGAAACCACGAATCGGTGGAGTCGAGCTTTTTTACTCGCTTTTGACAAATTGGATTATTTAGCGGTGCAAGAAGCCAAACTAGAGCTTGATGCCTATAGTTTAGGCAAGATTGTTTTTAATTTCGCTTATCAAGTCCCCCTACCTCAATTTTAATGCGCCTAGATTACGCCTTATTCAACCAGCATTTAGCAAATAGCAGAGAAAAAGCTAAAGCGTTGGTTTTAAAAAATCAGGTTTTAGTCAATAAAATGGTGGTTTCTAAACCCTCTTTTATCGTTAAAGAGGGTGATCAAATTGAATTAGTCGCTACCAATCTATTCGTTAGCAGGGCTGGGGAAAAATTAGGGGCTTTTTTAGAAACCCATTTCGTGGATTTTAAGGGAAAGGTGGTTTTAGATGTGGGAGCGAGCAAGGGGGGCTTTAGTCAAGTGGCTCTTTTAAAAGGGGCTAAAAAGGTGCTTTGCGTGGATGTGGGGAAAATGCAATTAGATGAAAGTTTGAAAAACGACCAGCGCATAGAATGTTATGAAGAATGCGATATTAGAGGGTTTAAAACGCCAGAAACAATTGATTTAGTGCTTTGTGATGTGAGTTTTATTTCTTTATATTGTATTTTAGAAGCGATTTTGCCTTTAAGCGATGAATTTTTGGCGCTTTTCAAACCGCAATTTGAAGTGGGCAGGGCCGCAAAACGCAATAAAAAGGGGGTGGTGATGAATAAAGAAGCCATTTTGAACGCTTTAGAAAACTTTAAAAACCATTTAAAAACAAAGAATTTTCAAATCTTAAAGATCCAAGAAAGCTTAGTGAAAGGGAAAAACGGGAATGTTGAATTTTTTATCCATTTCAAGCGAGCCTAAAATTAAAAGCCTAGCTATCGGTAAATTTGACGGCTTGCATTTAGGGCATCAAGCCCTTTTTAAGGAATTAAAAGATCCTAAAGCCCTTTTAATCATAGAAAAAAAACATTACACTAAAGGCTATTTAACCCCCTTAAAATACCGCGCCAAACTCGTTAAGATGCCTTTATTTTTTGTGTATTTAGAAGAGATTTCACAATTAAATGCTTTAGAATTTTTAGAGCTTTTAAAAAAGAAATTCCCTAACTTAGAACGCCTGGTGGTGGGCTATGATTTCAGGTTTGGGCATGAGAGGCAAAATGACGCTTTATTTTTAAAAGAGCGTTTTGAAAAAACCATTATTGTGCCTGAAGTGAAAGTCCAAAATATTAGCGTGCATTCTAAGATGATCAAACTAGCCCTAAGTCATGGCGACTTATCTTTGGCTAACAAGCTCTTAGGCCGATATTATGAAGTGTGCGGGGAAGTCATTAGCGATCAAGGATTAGGGCATAAAGAATTAGTGCCTACTTTAAATATCAAAACTAAAGATTTTATCCTCCCTAGCTTTGGGGTGTATGCGAGTTTAGTGGAAATAAAAGATCCAATTTATCAAAAAAGCGTGAGTTTTATAGGCAATCGCTTAAGCACGGATCAACATTTCGCCATAGAATGCCATGTTCTTGATACTATCATAGAAAACCCGCCCAAAGAAATCGCTTTGCGTTGGGTTCAAAAAATACGAGACAACATGCGTTTTTCTTCGTTAAAAGAGCTTAAAAATCAGATCCAACAAGACATCTTAATGGCCAAAGAGATTTTGAGATAATTTGTGTTAAAATGGCTTTTAAAAACCTTAAAAATGGAAAAATTTGATGCGATTGAGTAACGCTGACTTAGAACGATTAAAAAGCATGGCGAACACGCTTCGCTTTTTGTGTGCGGATATGATAGATAAGGCTAATAGCGGGCATCCGGGCGTGTGCTTGGGGCTAGCCGATGTGATGGTGGTTTTAAGCTTGCACCTAAACCTAAACCCTACTAACCCTAAATGGCTCAATAGGGACAGGCTGGTTTTTAGCGGAGGGCATGCGAGCGCGTTAGCGTATAGTTTGTTGCATTTGTGGGGCTTTGATTTGAGCTTAGAAGATTTAAAGCGTTTCAGGCAATTACACTCTAAAACCCCAGGACACCCCGAATTGCACCACACCGAAGGCATTGAGATCACGACAGGCCCTTTGGGGCAAGGTTTTGCTAACGCTGTGGGTTTTAGCATGGCGAGTCAATACGCTCAAACCCTTTTGGATAAAGAAGTGATTACTCATAAAGTCTATTGCTTGTGTGGGGATGGGGATTTGCAAGAAGGCATTAGTTATGAGAGTGCTTCTTTAGCCGGACACCTTCGCCTTGATAATCTCATTGTGATTTATGACAGCAACCAAATCAGCATTGAAGGCGCTATTAATATTAGTTTTAGCGAACAGGTTAAAGCACGTTTTTTAGCGCAAAATTGGGAAGTGCTAGAATGCGATGGGCATGACTATCAAGCAATTCACAATGCTTTAGAAGAAGCCAAAAAATCCACCAAACCCACGCTTTTAATCGCTCATACGATTATTGGTAAGGGGGCTATTGGTTTAGAGGGGAGTGAAAAAACGCATGGCTCGCCTTTAAATAAAGAAGTGTTAAAACAATCCAAAGAAAACGCTCAAATCAACCCTGATGAAAGCTTTATCATTGGCCCAAAAAACAAAATGCATTTTGAAGAAGTGAAAGTTAGGGGCGTTAGCTTAGAAGCCTTATGGGAAAAGTCCTTAAGCCCTAAAACAAAAGAAAAGATCCATGCGTTAAAGAATTTTGATTTTAACGCCATCCATTACCCCACCTTTAAAAAAGGCGAATCTCTAGCCACGAGAGTGAGTAACGGCATGATTTTAAACGCTATCGCCAAAGAATGCGAAGGCTTTTTGGGGGGAAGTGCGGATTTAGCCCCCTCTAATAACACGCAGTTAAAACACTCTGGCGATTTCCCTTTAGGGCAAAACTTGCATTTTGGAATCAGAGAGCATGCCATGGGGGCTATCACTAACGCTTTAGCGGCGTATGGCTTGTTTTTGCCTTTTTGTGCGACCTTTTTTGTGTTTAGCGATTATTTAATGCCCAGCATGCGTTTGAGCGCTTTAATGAAACTGAAAGCCCTTTTTATCTTCACGCATGACAGCATTGGCGTGGGCGAAGACGGGGCGACGCACCAACCCATAGAGCAATTGAGCCATTTACGTGCTTTGCCCAATTTCTATGCTTTCAGACCCAGCGATGCTTTTGAAAATAAGGCTTGCATGCAAGTAGCGTTAAGTTTGAACGCTCCTAGTGCTCTTATTTTATCGCGCCAGAATTTACCCGTGCTTGATGAGGTCTCTAAAGAGCAGGTTTTAAAAGGGGCGTATGTTAAATATGATGCTAAAGATCCCATTATCACGCTCGTTGCAAGCGGGAGCGAAGTGTCTTTAGCTTTAGAGAGCGCTAAAATTTTAGAGCGAGAAAATATCCCCACTCAAGTGGTGAGTGCGCCTTGCTTTGATTTATTAATAGAGCAAGATGAAAACTATCTTAAAGAACTCTTTAAGGGTAAGGTTTTAGTGATTGAAGCGAGCCGTGCGATAGAGTGGTATCGTTTTGCGGATAAAATCATTGGCATGGATTCTTTTGGGAGCTCAGCAAAGGGCGATAAACTCTTTGAAAAATTTGGCTTTAGCGTTGAAAACATTACCGCTCAAGCGAAAAGATTACTCAACGCATGAACTTAGAAAAACTTTTTTTAGAAAAAACCCCCTTGTTTGTTTTTAGCTCCACCAGGCGTTTAAAACATTTCTATTTAGAGCAAGGCGAAGGGTTTTTGCCTAGCGCGATGAGCATGGGGAGTTTTTTTGAACAGGCTTTTTACATCCCTAATCAAAAGAAAATCCCTAACAGCGCGCGCCAAATTTTAATGATAGACACCATTAAAGCCATCGCTAAAGAAAAAAAATCCGCACTTGAAGGGCTTTTGCTTTTTGAAAACAGCTTTTTAGGGTATTTGGAAAGCACTTCTTTTTTATTTGATTTGTTTGATGAGTTAAGTTCTGCTTGCATCAAACTCAATGAACTTTCTTTTAAAGACATTTATTTGGATTATGAAAAGCATTTAGAAGTCTTAGAAATGATTTATGATCGTTACATTAAAAAGCTAGAAGGATTAGGCTTTTACAACAAAATCATGCAAAAAAAACCCACGATTTTAAAAGAATTTTTTGAGCATTTTTCCTCCATTGAATGGCATTTAGACGGCTTTATGAGCGTTTTTGAAAGGCAATGCTTATTAGAAGTGGCCGAGTTAGTGCCTATCACTTTACACTTATCTTGCGACAAATACAACCAAAAATTCTTGGAATTTCTCAATCTCAAATTAGAGACAGATTGCGATTATTCCATTGATTTTAAAACCCAAAAGATCCTTTCTCAAACTTTTAATGATCAAAAAATTGAGCCAAAGCTTTATGCTAACTCCAGTTATTTAAAACAAGGCGCTTTAGTTTTACAAACCATAGAAGAGTATTTGCAAAAAGATAACGATCCTAATAAAATGGCGATCATCACGCCCAATGCGGATTTTTTGCCTTTTTTAAAACTTTTAGACAAAAACAACAATTTGAATTTTGCGATGGGCTTAGGGGCTAAAAACAGCCCTTATTATACAGAGCTTGTCAAAATCTTAGAAAATTTAGAAACAAGCGATCTTGATTTAAGCGGATCTGCTCTATTAGATTTAGAAAATATTACCCTTGCGCTTTTAGAACAACAAAGCTCTAAAGAAAAAGCACCCTTAAAAGAAGTGCATTCTCAAATCATGCACCAGTATCATCTTTTAAAAGACACGCTTAAAAACTACAGCCTTAAAGATTTATTGCATTTGTATTTGCAAGAATTTGAAGCCAACTTCCGCTTAGACGATTCTAGTGGGGGCAAAATACGAGTCATGGACACTTTAGAGACAAGGGGCATGCAATTTGATAAAATCGTTATTGTAGATTTTAATGAAACTTGTGTGCCAAGTCTTAAAGATTGCGATTTATTTTTGAACTCTGCTTTAAGAAAATCGCTCAACCTCCCCACTTTATTAGATAAGAAAAATTTGCAAAAACACTATTACTACCAGCTCTTTAAAAACTCTAAAGAAATAACACTTTCTTATATAGAGAGTGAAACTTCAAAAGCCTCTAACATGCTTTTAGAATTAAATTTGCATATAGAGCCTATCAAAGACGCTTACACGCTTTTTGCACCAAGTCCTTTAAAAGACTACCAAGAAGAAGAAATCAAAGCCGCTATCCCTAAAGATTTTAACTTTAGCGCTAGCTCATTGAACGCTTTTTTAACTTGCAAGCGCCGTTTTTATTACCACTACATGAAGCGATTCAAAGAAAGCCCTAAAGATGAAAATAATAGCGCTGTGGGCAGTTTGCTCCATGAACTTTTAAAAGAAGCTTATGAAAAATATAAAACCCCCCATTTATTAGAAGAAAGGCTCATTTGGCTGTTAGAAACAAGAGAAAATATTACCCCTAAAGAGCGTTTAGACACTCTTGTAGCGCTCAAAAAAATCCAGGCTTTTTATAAAAAAGAGCGAGAACGCTTTAATGCAGAAATCACCATTCTTGATCTTGAAAAAAGCTTTGAAACGATTATTCAAGGCGTTATTTTTAAAGGGCGTATAGACAGGATTGACAAAACGGCTGACAATGAGATTATTTTATTGGATTACAAATTCAAAAGCGATTTGAAATTAGACAACATGAGCGAAAAACAAAGAAAAAGCTTAAGCCCCATAGAAATCGCTCAAATCAGCACCGATTATCAAATGGCCATCTATGCGTTTGCCCTTAAAAATCTGGGTTACAAAGAGCCTATAAAAGCCTTTTTTTATGATTTGAGAAAGGGCGAGTTACTAGAAGAAGACGAGCTACAGGCTAAAATGGATCATTTGGAATTTTCTCTTATCCCCAAACTCAAACAAGAAATTGATTTTGAAAAAACTTTAGAGGTTAAAGATTGTGAGTATTGCTCTTTTAAAGACATGTGCAACCGATGAAATCTAAAAAACTTTATTTGGCTTTAATCATAGGGGTTTTATTAGCGTTTTTAACCCTATCTTCATGGCTGGGTAACAGCGGTTTAGTGGGGCGTTTTGGGGTGTGGTTTGCCGCAATCAATAAAAAATATTTTGGGTATCTTTCATTGATTAATTTACCCTATTTAGCGTGGGTTTTATTCCTTTTATACAAGACTAAAAACCCTTTTACAGAAATCGTTTTAGAAAAAACCTTAGGGCATCTATTAGGCATTTTATCTTTACTCTTTTTACAATCTAGCCTGTTGAATCAAGGGGAAATCGGCAACAGCGTGCGTTTGTTTTTACGCCCTTTTATAGGGGATTTTGGGCTTTATGCACTGATAATGCTTA contains:
- a CDS encoding ABC transporter ATP-binding protein, translated to MKLFFKRYSKYLKEHYKSFIVVLFSSLVVALSTAWGTYLVKPTLDEIFINKDTHMLKILPFLVILAYLGKSGGMYLGTYFTNFIGLDIVKKIRNTMLESLLKMEMDFFNRTKKGELIARITNDIGLIRASLSNYLSESLREGLTIVGLVGVVIYQSPKLALVGLVIMPLAAIPISKIIRKVKKLAKSHQESNAKITARLSEVFNNVEAIKISNGEKLEHKAFVKENEAFFKIGIKNIAVAEISSPLMEFLGSIAIALVIYLGGNEVIRGHISVGAFFSFITALFMLYTPIKRLTRIVSNFQEALVASDRIHEILEREPAIVDGELTLNNAIHTIEFKKVWLAYTLDNQERYVLSDISLKFQQNEIIALKGESGSGKSSLVNLILRLYEPSRGEIFINDQKIESITQKSLREKISVVTQRVFIFNGSVAENVAYGLEIDEAKIKECLKKAQALDFVERMPHGIESVLDEFGANLSGGQRQRIAIARALYKDAQVLIFDEATSALDNHTEESVKQSILELKQNRLIILISHNPSTLKLATKHVKLEHGRLTEC
- the hofB gene encoding outer membrane beta-barrel protein HofB, whose protein sequence is MKNSAPLKNQVFCGLYVLSLSASLQAFDYKIEVLAESFSKVGFNKKKIDIARGIYPTETFVTAVGQGNIYADFLSKSLKDQGHVLEGKFGGTIGGIAYDSTKFNQGGSVIYNYIGYWDGYLGGKRALLDGTSIHECALGSDGKVIDSIACGNARANKIRRNYLMNNAFLEYRYKDIFAAKGGRYQSSAPYMSSYTQGFEISAKIKDKNEGSHKLWWFSSWGRAFAYGEWIYDFYSPRTVIKNGRTLNYGIHLVDYTYERKGVSVSPFFQFSPGTYYSPGVVVGYDSNPNFDGVGFRSETKAYILLPVHAPLRRDTYRYAIKAGTAGQSLLIRQRFDYNEFNFGGAFYKVWKNANAYIGTTGNPLGIDFWTNSVYDIGQALSHVVTADAVSGWVFGGGVHKKWLWGTLWRWTSGALANEASAAVNVGYKISKSLTASVKLEYFGVMTHSGFTVGSYRPTPGSKALYSDRSHLMTTLSAKF
- the pyrB gene encoding aspartate carbamoyltransferase, whose translation is MPKKCRHLLQTSDLSLDEIKLLLNKASVYANDFNAVSLETKEKMHNKIIVALFFENSTRTVSSFEIASLRLGAKIVKLNMQTSSTSKGETLIDTFKNIHAMQPDAIITRHAFSSAPFKLAEFSQCPLINAGSGTSAHPTQALLDLLTLYQHFGGLENLKGKKIAFIGDVKNSRVANSNIKLLQRLGLEIMLCAPSSMLPSTPLRTTHNIEEAIAFADILMSLRTQTERHNAPIFASLKDYGNAYCITQQRLEAHAKNKEVIILHPGPVHRDIDIESAVLEDKRSKVLEQVKNGVAMRMAVLEFLLLD
- the tlyA gene encoding 23S rRNA (cytidine-2'-O)-methyltransferase TlyA, producing the protein MRLDYALFNQHLANSREKAKALVLKNQVLVNKMVVSKPSFIVKEGDQIELVATNLFVSRAGEKLGAFLETHFVDFKGKVVLDVGASKGGFSQVALLKGAKKVLCVDVGKMQLDESLKNDQRIECYEECDIRGFKTPETIDLVLCDVSFISLYCILEAILPLSDEFLALFKPQFEVGRAAKRNKKGVVMNKEAILNALENFKNHLKTKNFQILKIQESLVKGKNGNVEFFIHFKRA
- a CDS encoding bifunctional riboflavin kinase/FAD synthetase, yielding MLNFLSISSEPKIKSLAIGKFDGLHLGHQALFKELKDPKALLIIEKKHYTKGYLTPLKYRAKLVKMPLFFVYLEEISQLNALEFLELLKKKFPNLERLVVGYDFRFGHERQNDALFLKERFEKTIIVPEVKVQNISVHSKMIKLALSHGDLSLANKLLGRYYEVCGEVISDQGLGHKELVPTLNIKTKDFILPSFGVYASLVEIKDPIYQKSVSFIGNRLSTDQHFAIECHVLDTIIENPPKEIALRWVQKIRDNMRFSSLKELKNQIQQDILMAKEILR
- the tkt gene encoding transketolase, with the translated sequence MRLSNADLERLKSMANTLRFLCADMIDKANSGHPGVCLGLADVMVVLSLHLNLNPTNPKWLNRDRLVFSGGHASALAYSLLHLWGFDLSLEDLKRFRQLHSKTPGHPELHHTEGIEITTGPLGQGFANAVGFSMASQYAQTLLDKEVITHKVYCLCGDGDLQEGISYESASLAGHLRLDNLIVIYDSNQISIEGAINISFSEQVKARFLAQNWEVLECDGHDYQAIHNALEEAKKSTKPTLLIAHTIIGKGAIGLEGSEKTHGSPLNKEVLKQSKENAQINPDESFIIGPKNKMHFEEVKVRGVSLEALWEKSLSPKTKEKIHALKNFDFNAIHYPTFKKGESLATRVSNGMILNAIAKECEGFLGGSADLAPSNNTQLKHSGDFPLGQNLHFGIREHAMGAITNALAAYGLFLPFCATFFVFSDYLMPSMRLSALMKLKALFIFTHDSIGVGEDGATHQPIEQLSHLRALPNFYAFRPSDAFENKACMQVALSLNAPSALILSRQNLPVLDEVSKEQVLKGAYVKYDAKDPIITLVASGSEVSLALESAKILERENIPTQVVSAPCFDLLIEQDENYLKELFKGKVLVIEASRAIEWYRFADKIIGMDSFGSSAKGDKLFEKFGFSVENITAQAKRLLNA
- the addB gene encoding ATP-dependent deoxyribonuclease AddB encodes the protein MNLEKLFLEKTPLFVFSSTRRLKHFYLEQGEGFLPSAMSMGSFFEQAFYIPNQKKIPNSARQILMIDTIKAIAKEKKSALEGLLLFENSFLGYLESTSFLFDLFDELSSACIKLNELSFKDIYLDYEKHLEVLEMIYDRYIKKLEGLGFYNKIMQKKPTILKEFFEHFSSIEWHLDGFMSVFERQCLLEVAELVPITLHLSCDKYNQKFLEFLNLKLETDCDYSIDFKTQKILSQTFNDQKIEPKLYANSSYLKQGALVLQTIEEYLQKDNDPNKMAIITPNADFLPFLKLLDKNNNLNFAMGLGAKNSPYYTELVKILENLETSDLDLSGSALLDLENITLALLEQQSSKEKAPLKEVHSQIMHQYHLLKDTLKNYSLKDLLHLYLQEFEANFRLDDSSGGKIRVMDTLETRGMQFDKIVIVDFNETCVPSLKDCDLFLNSALRKSLNLPTLLDKKNLQKHYYYQLFKNSKEITLSYIESETSKASNMLLELNLHIEPIKDAYTLFAPSPLKDYQEEEIKAAIPKDFNFSASSLNAFLTCKRRFYYHYMKRFKESPKDENNSAVGSLLHELLKEAYEKYKTPHLLEERLIWLLETRENITPKERLDTLVALKKIQAFYKKERERFNAEITILDLEKSFETIIQGVIFKGRIDRIDKTADNEIILLDYKFKSDLKLDNMSEKQRKSLSPIEIAQISTDYQMAIYAFALKNLGYKEPIKAFFYDLRKGELLEEDELQAKMDHLEFSLIPKLKQEIDFEKTLEVKDCEYCSFKDMCNR